A single Meles meles chromosome 20, mMelMel3.1 paternal haplotype, whole genome shotgun sequence DNA region contains:
- the NDUFA11 gene encoding NADH dehydrogenase [ubiquinone] 1 alpha subcomplex subunit 11, with the protein MARTLLQRYLDIPDGTECHRKTYASTTISGAAGLVVSAYSVILQPPDSFLEGVARTGRYTFTAAAIGAIFGLTSCLSAQVREKPNDPLNYFIGGCAGGLTLGARTHSYGVGAAACAYMGMTAALFKMGQLEGWKLVSAPKV; encoded by the exons ATGGCGCGGACGCTTCTTCAGCGATACCTGGACATCCCCGATGGCACCGAGTGCCACCGCAAGACCTACGCCAGCACCACAATCAGTGGTGCCGCTG GCCTGGTCGTCTCTGCCTACAGTGTCATACTCCAGCCCCCGGATTCCTTCCTGGAGGGCGTGGCGAGGACAGGGCGGTACACATTTACTGCAG CTGCCATCGGAGCCATATTTGGCCTTACCTCCTGCCTGAGCGCCCAGGTCCGAGAGAAGCCCAACGACCCCCTGAACTACTTCATTGGAGGCTGTGCCGGAGGCCTGACCCTGGGAGCACGCA CCCACAGCTACGGGGTCGGAGCCGCCGCCTGCGCGTACATGGGCATGACGGCCGCGCTGTTCAAGATGGGCCAGCTGGAGGGCTGGAAGCTCGTCTCGGCACCCAAGGTGTAG
- the VMAC gene encoding vimentin-type intermediate filament-associated coiled-coil protein, with translation MSAPPPLQIREANAHLAAVHRRVAELEARLDAAERTVRAQAERLARHDQQLRAALDQLGRAKDCEIAALQEQLLTSEATVHSLQAAVRQRDELIGQLQPRAELLQDICRRRPPLAGLLAALAEAERLGPLPTRDPSHPLPGGPSPRLANSTGEEEDRDHLQPAVFGTTV, from the exons ATGtcggcgccgccgccgctgcaGATCCGCGAGGCGAACGCACACCTGGCGGCTGTGCACCGGCGCGTCGCGGAGCTGGAGGCGCGGCTGGACGCGGCGGAGCGCACAGTGCGCGCCCAGGCCGAGCGCCTGGCCCGCCACGACCAGCAGCTGCGTGCTGCCCTGGACCAGCTGGGCCGCGCCAAGGACTG TGAGATTGCGGCTCTCCAGGAGCAGCTGCTGACCTCCGAAGCCACTGTCCACAGCCTGCAGGCTGCTGTACGCCAGAGGGATGAGCTCATTGGGCAGCTGCAGCCCCGGGCGGAGCTGCTGCAGGACATCTGCCGTCGCCGGCCACCCCTGGCCGGGCTGCTGGCTGCCCTGGCGGAGGCTGAACGCCTGGGGCCCCTGCCAACCAGAGACCCCAGCCACCCACTTCCTGGTGGGCCCAGTCCACGCCTTGCCAACAGCACTGGGGAAGAGGAGGACAGGGACCACCTGCAGCCTGCAGTGTTTGGGACCACGGTGTGA
- the CAPS gene encoding calcyphosin codes for MDAVDATVEKLRAQCLSRGAVGIQGLARFFRRLDRDRSRTLDSGELQRGLAELGLVLDAAEAEGVCRRWDRDGSGTLDLEEFLRALRPPMSPAREAVIAAAFAKLDRSGDGVVTVDDLRGVYSGRAHPKVRSGEWTEEEVLRRFLDNFDSSEKDGQVTLAEFQDYYSGVSTSVDSDEEFVAMMTSAWQL; via the exons ATGGATGCTGTGGACGCCACTGTGGAGAAGCTCCGGGCACAGTGCCTGTCCCGAGGGGCCGTGGGCATCCAGGGCCTGGCCAG GTTTTTCCGCCGCCTGGACCGGGACAGGAGCCGGACCCTGGACTCGGGGGAACTCCAGCGGGGCCTGGCTGAGCTGGGGCTGGTGCTGGACGCGGCCGAAGCAGAGGGTGTGTGCAGGCGCTGGGACCGCGATGGCAGCGGGACGCTCGACCTGGAGGAGTTCCTGAGGGCACTGCGC CCCCCCATGTCCCCAGCCCGGGAGGCGGTCATTGCAGCTGCCTTTGCCAAGCTGGACCGCAGTGGGGATGGTGTGGTGACCGTGGACGACCTCCGGGGGGTGTACAGTGGCCGCGCCCACCCCAAGGTGCGAAGTGGGGAGTGGACCGAGGAGGAGGTGCTCCGCCGCTTCCTGGACAACTTCGACTCCTCCGAGAAGGACGGGCAG GTCACGCTGGCTGAATTTCAGGACTACTACAGCGGCGTGAGCACCTCCGTGGACTCAGATGAGGAGTTTGTGGCCATGATGACCAGCGCCTGGCAGCTGTGA